atttttttcttaaatgtttttatgaCATTTATACAGGACAGCCGTCTCAAAGTTGCAGCCCACGCAACAGTATTTTGCTGCCTTCATTTAATATCCAATTGAAGTAAACGCGCACATATATTGGAATGGGCaatgaataaattattaaaaatgttaaatgaaATTTCAATGAATTCGTTCAATTGAAACAGTAAATAATAATGAGTAaaagggaatttttcaaacaattcttaataataaaaataagcaaaattttatatttaaatttctttttaatgaatggGGTGGGGGAGAACAGACTATCGCCGCTTTCAGGCTGGATAAACTATCCGCAGCTCCTAGAACGGAAATCCGGCCATTttccaaagtatcggaatcgggtgcAAAAGACCAACGTAAAAGCACTCAACAGTGTCAATGCGACCAACAGGCTCTGTAGTGTAAAAGTGAACGAGCATGTGTTCCAAACTGTGTCACACGATGGATGCAGTGAATTACTGTGACCACAAGGTGGCTGTAACAATGTAAAATGTTAACTGGCTTTAAACACTGGCGACTCTAGccagcacaatttttttttttttttacttaaattaCACAGTGAtccgtttttcacggttattggggaccagaaccccctGCAACAAGTGAAAACAATTAagtcccaccccccaaaaaaacttgttcttgtttgtgttcaatgtattcattcagatttatcattggaaagagatacatttaagacatgttttttcgatTTTTTCCGCCATAGTataacttaaaaaaacaatatatatatatggcggaaaacaaagacaaggctgaaaaagcagtgtctgctcttgcacccccccATAAAATAAACTGATGCATTTTaatccaaaagaactgttgtgtttgatggaacaatataTCCATATGCTACCACAGCAGTTtcgtggcgcattaagcccccagactttttaatttgttcgttttaccctggagagccctgtttacagacaccgcttttgtttcaacccagccataaaaagaattatttgaaatgtcaatcatttttatcttagaatcattaactgatatctaatatttactttgaaaaacttattttattcgtttaaaaaaaaaaaaatactcacatattttaaacttattacgtcacaatgaaaaaaatagtgtctaaatggttcacggatatctacctcattactattgTTTAatcgtatttttgtttttgttactgtcgaattttctccgatattttagatgataaataatcaatccaaacaaagaaaactttgggggaaaaaaaatatttaaaagggtATATATtttggggaaagaaaaaaaatcttgatcactccttgatgtctgcgatttctgcattgcgacccttgttatattaccgtgtttcacccttaaaatccccaaaaagtccatccgtggccattcacagctgtgtcttgaaactcggtgatacatgctacacggagtttttggatcgaaacaaggtaagtatgcgaaaaTATCTCATTGAAATCATGGTGGTTAAGGTTTaggagttacaaaaaaaaagatttttattaaatgccctgttcaaaatttttcttcccccagatagattttaagctttccaatgatgcaaaTAGGACAATTTGAAATTTCGCCAAATTGTGGGTttaagagtggaacttcaagtcacctgagtgttttcccccATATATATTTCAATAAACGGTTTTTCAGCACTCCAAATGTACGAATTACGATCAgtattaaacatgttactgtcccaccgaatcattttccaacaaaaataaagaaaaatcattgtctttattaaatgcttcttgaGTGAGTccgctcaaatccgctcaagctgctcaattacacacaatgagttgccacggcaactgtttaacaagttaaacgatgcacGCGGCGCATTGAAGTGTCGGCTTACAAGCgtctctgtcaatcatcgttaactttaataagcactgcctgaccaagaaaattgTATCTGTATTTAACTTTTTATAGCATAAATGAAAAACCTGATCCTAGCCTatatgcagactatgcagctgcttagggcccctgaccgcctgggggccccccaatctggcaattgtttaatttgtgttctattttgtttactacagtttgcttatttgacttttgtgagttttgagacttgattataagctttaaaaaaaataaaaattcttccttaacttctttctgtcctctttagaaaaaggtttgggactatctactgtaagtactgacaatcatttggggcagtttgaagaagtttgaagtatgcagtgcaacaaaatctgattaatatacaaaatatggacgtatgggttggatcgcacgtatgggtttcacagtacactgtgaccgaatggtgggccaaaaatatgggcccctttgcattattttgcttagggcccccaaatggcctgggccggccatgCCTGATCCTTCTCACCCAAATCCGATCTTCTGAAAAATGTCCcaatttccaatcacgtgatctaTTCCCTTCAAAAACTGTTTTCGATAGCTATTTATTTCCCTCTTTTACAAACTGCGCTGGGTTCATGGAAATGATAAAAGTAGAGAGCAGCTTCCTAGTGTCTGCCACAGGCTCACCAATATCACATATCACATGATTCCATGAAGGCGTCCCAAAAGTCACTTTccacttgtttttttccccccaagtatCATTGCAACCGCCTACAATTGACACTTTTTTTATGGCCAAATCAATGAGAAATTTAGCTTCATATGTGCTCGGTCCCAATGATACCTGCGACAAAATTCTTCGAAAACAAAGCGGCTAGCGACGTTCGGGAGTGTGTCGTATTAGTGAATGGGCAAAAGAAACAGCCAAGTGTGACAACAATGAAAAAGTGGGCAAAAATGAACGTTCGCATACCAGCTACGAACAACCAATGACTGGACATCGACAATAATGTCAGTTCAGGGCTCGGTCTGTGGGTGTTACACTGCTGCTGAAATGATCGGTGCGGATTGGAAATTCTTCATTTTTGAAATTGGTTTGCCATTGAAGCAGCATTGCTTACACTCGAACCCCCGCTCCACCAAAAAGTAAGACACAAAGCAGAACTTTAGCATGTTAAGGACATTATGAGCTTCCATGCACAAGAACATTGATGTGTTGTTGGAGTGAGGGGGCAGGCAAGACGGTGAGCTGTGACCTGCGGTTTATGGACAAATATCAGCAAGCGGTGGCGTTTAATTAATCGTTCGGCAGGTACTACAACTTGCCGGTGGGTGCCCGATGGTATGCAAACTGCGGCGTCGGGTAACTTCCacatgactttttaaaaaatcactcaGAAGATGACCAGAGTTAACCGTTCGCTTCAGGTGCTTTCGTAAGAACTGAAGCAACAACATAAAAGTCATCTTTATGCATCGTGTCGggatgaaataagaaaaattgaATTGGGAAATAAGTCActttagaaataaataaaacaagtgCTTAAGACTGTACTTTTCACTGATATGAGATGGAAATAATTGTGGGAGAAAATTACCTATGTAGGCTCTTTCTTGGTCGCGGGTCAGCCCGGCCGGGATGACGGTGGGCATACCCGGGATGACAGTCTTTTGGTCGGGTGTTTCACTACTCCAACGGctcttttttctttgtttcttctGGTTGAAATCTAGAAACGAAACATGGTtcatcaaactgtaaaaaaataaaacagctaaatatacctataaatgaaattacaaatgcataaaaaacataagctataaaaaacagcttatgttggtcttagcagctggattcagccatttaatgagtaatgtcatattcactgttgccactagaggacagtgtatccacccaaatgtatagaaactagtgctgcagctatcaattattttagttgtcAGTTAATTGATagtcagttcgaataatcgagtaattgaataaggaacatagaaaatgatagcaaaagtccgcaagcttaaatgctaaaaaaaaaaattaactctctaaacaaatggttcaagcaCATTCCCAGAAAAAcctctaaatatacctataaactaaattacgaatgcataaaaaaaccatattagctttaaaaaaaaaaaaaaaaaaaaaactgcttatgttggtcttaacagggagcagctggattcagccatttgaaatgagtatgtcatattcactgttgccactagaggttaGTGTATCCACCGAAATTTATATAAACTAGTGCTGCAGCAAGCGATTattttagtcgattaatcgatgaactacttagttcaaataatcgagtaatcgaataaggaacatagaaaattatagcaaaagtcccctagcttaaatgttgtaaaatgctaacttttttttaacaacgctCTTAATTGTTCAagcacatattcctacaaaaactgctaaatatctaTAAAcccaattacaaatgcataaaaaaaataaaataaaataaaaataaataaaaataaaaaacttagcttatgttggtcttaacagggagaagctggattcagccatttgaaatgagtaatgtcatattcactgttgccacttgagggcagtgtatccaccaaaatcaataaaacaatataCAAAATACAAATGAGGAGCTatgaacaacaaaagaacaattggctaaattgcatagcaaaagcccgctagcctatttgctataaaaaaaataaaaaaaatctacaaattgttcaaacacatatccccacaaacaaaaaaaaaaactgcgaaatAGACttcaaaactaaataaaaaccaaaaacattatgttggtcttaacagggagcggctggattcagccatgttaaatgagttatgacaTGTTCATtgttgccagtagagggcaatgtattcacccaaaatcaataaaattagaTGCGAACATTTTCGAAACAAACAGTTACACTCTCATTAAACAAATCCTcaatgcagcaaaatttgatttgaagcttttttcatAACTGAATAACTGATTAATAGTTGCATATATTTAATAGCTGTTatatagttttaaaaatgtgtcaccgtttaaaataaaaaccaataggttgctaccaaaatcttgatTTAGAATAGTGTTTAGTTAGCTCAATGGCTCCCATTGACGGAGcttggacgtccaattcatttagacttgagtggacgtctagcgccgccaATGGTACCCAAACCAGATCATTCACAGCcaattttgtgggcatttaccagGAAATGATGTGAGATGTCCCAAAATTACTggcactcattccaattcacagcactaGGATGGAAataacttgtttttttgtttttgcgtcGTTTTGTAGAATTtcttgaccaatgtatcgataattatcgtgagtcttgtatcgaaaatcgcttCGTGACTTACCCACCCCTACGCTGAATTGACAACAGTAATAGTAAGACTAGAATATTATTCACATACTTGTAAAATCATTTTGTCTAATATAATACAACATGGCATACTTTTAATCTATTGAAAGGCACAATTTAAATGCTGCAAATAGCATTCTTCGCCCGATTTAGCCAAGTTTAATCGGCGCCATGATGCGAGCTAGCCACGTTACCCCGACTAGCTTACGCCAGTTGGTCGCCATAGCTTACCTTGACCGCAGGGCGGTTGTTGGGGTGAAAACCCACTCGGCGGGGTGAATTGGTGCGTCTGCGCAAAAGCCTGGGTGGCGATCGGGGGTTGGAACACTTGTACGGGCGGAAAGGACGCCGGAGGCGCCGCGGTCGGCATCATGCCGTTGCCGGCGCCCGGCCCTGCGTCGAAGCCTCTTTTAGCCCCAATGCTGGGGTGCAACTTGCCCAGAGGAGTTGCGTTCGCGCCCGTTGCCATTTTGGGACCCGCTGTGGAAGAAAATGTTTGGCAATGAGGCCCCGAGTtggaacaaaaacagcaaaacgcCCCGCGCTAGTAGTTTTGGAATCCTCTCGCCAGCGAGTAAACAAAATGGCGCCTCTCGCAAAGACCACAAAGGCTGAGGGAAGGAACGCGGCAATAAGAAGCGCTCCTATTGGTCGTTCATAAACCGCGCCTCCCGAGATGACACCATGTTGTAGCAAACGGAGACAAGCCGCACATTTGAATAGCTTGAAATTTAGCTCTATTTAGAACGCGAATATTCAacattttaatgctttaaaTTCAACTTAAGAATTCTAAAAACTTGCAATATCACTGGTTGTACCCCATTAAGGGCGATACGTACCATAACTAGAAAAATGAATAGTTTTTTCTATTGACCACACAATACTTTTGATATATTACCACTTACAATACTAAAAATAAGAAAGCAGATCGATATTCGTCCGACTGTTGTAACTTTTGTTATCAGGTAaaaagtcattggctgccattgacagcaataaaagTCAAATCGATATCGACTGGGAATGAATTGGAAGTATACAacacaatggcagccaataagttgtaTAGTGGCATCGCGGTGTTGtcgagggctgcagctattgattattttagtcgttgtcgattaatcgatgaagtagttcgaataatcaagtaatcaggtaagaaacaaaaaaattaaaattcctgagttgagcctcaaaaggtgtaataaatgaggatctacgaCAAAATAacgattggctaacttacataacaaaagtccgctagcttaaatgctataaaatgcttttttatagtgctcttaacaaattgttcaaacatatattcccacaaaaatagcaaaatatacctctaaaaaattgcaaattaattaaaaaaacattagctcatagaaaaacttagcttatgttggtcttaacagggagcagctggattcagccatgtgaaattctattatattcactgtcgccactggagggcagtgtataAATAAATGAccttagtacaacaaaagaacaattggccaacttagcaaatgtccgctagcttaaatgctataaaatgcaaacttttttttttttttttttttaacaatgctcttaaattcttcaaacacatattcccacaaaaaaaaacagctaaatatacctctaaaaaatttccaatgcattaaaaaaacattagctcaaacaaaaacttatgttggtcttaacagggagcagctggattcaaccatgtgaaatTCTATTATATTAATTGTCGcccctagagggcagtgtataaataaatgatctaagaacaattggccaacttagCAAATGTCgggtagcttaaatgctataaaatgttttttttgtttttttttttacaatgctcttcacaaatggttcaaacacatatttccacaaaaaatgctaaatatacctataaacaattatgaatgcattaaaaaaaacattagctcaaacaaaaacttagcttatgttggtcttaacaggatgaagctggattcagccatgtgaaacgagatgtcatattcactattaccactagagggcagtgtatccgcccaaatcaaactaaatgcaaacactttcaaaacaaaccattgcaacgccactttaattacacgaatactcaaagcagtgaGATTTGATTCGtcttttttgtaatcgaattactcgagttgtcATTACTTTAATGTTGATGGTTCAGATCTCGTGTATTTTTCCTCTCGcgttgcaaaaacaaaaaaacattcgcgTTATGTTTGAGAAATCGAAAGGGAGTATGCCTCGAATTTGACCAAGTGTTTACTACAAAATCAAATTATCTGTACTTGAGGTAGAtcctgagtttaaaaaaaaaaaaaaaaaaaaactggtttccttagcaattaaaaaaatatatatatagtatcagGGGCATTCAGGTTTTGATAAGATCCAGCTAAAGATGGCAAGAGTTTCAACAACTCAAAAACACGCAATTAAAACACACCCATAGGTTGACTTtaatcattttattattattattaggaggCGACAGACATCAAAGAGCCCATATAAGGAAATCaaaatttgaggaaaaaataaTTGGCTGTTTACAGCAATGcaatatcacttttttttttttttttttaactataaacCAACTAGATAtactgcaaaaacaaaatagcggCATTCCTCCTAGAATAAACAAACCGTCCCATTTGGACGTGACATCTAAACCTCAAGTACAATGTAGGCAATCTAAGCAGTATTTACATGTTACACCATTGCCTCATATACGTGGCTACACTGTTAAGTTCTCACGactacgcaaaaaaaaaaccacagaaCATGCCTCGCTTGGAAaggaaaacaaaacacatgcaCTAAATGCTAATACGCTGACTGCACCCAAAACTTGTCATACTGTCAAAAAGGAGTATTTTCTTTGCTAGCAAAATGAAACACTTGTTGAACGTGGTTGTGATTTTGTGTTGCCGCCAAACATGACTGACTATTGGCTAATTCTAATGGCTGACAAGCCCTAATTATCAGTTGTGTGTATGTGAGAATGAGAGAAGAGAAACGTCGCCGGCTCCCGCGGATCGTTAAGTACTTATTGGAAGCGGCCAACCGTGGGGATCTGCGAACCCGGATACGTGTATCCTTCGCCCTCGGCGGGGACCCTCCGAATCGGACTCCGGTCGCGTGCGTGGTACGGTTGGACGGTGACCGGTGCAGCAGGAACCTGGGGGCACTGATAGGCCTCCACGCTAGACGCCGCCGCGCGAACAGGCGTAGTGGAGGCCGCCGTTGGAGCAGGCGTAGTCGCGGCGCGTTGTTCCTCGTAATAACCGGCGGCGCCGTACATATTGGCCCTGTACTTCCCGTAGTAGTCCACAACTCCGTACGGATCTCGCTCCTCGTAAGGCGACCGCCGCACCGGGAAGCCCGGGACCGCGCCATAGTACGTGCCGTCGCTCTGGTAAGCGGCCGCGGTGCCGGACACGCCGTAACCTGGATGCGCCGCGTACCTCGCTGCATTCTCGAAGCCCGGACCCGCTCTGAACGCCGGCGTATTGCTGCTGTGAGCGGCGCCGCGGGAAACGCCCGGCACGGGAGCATagccggcggcggcggcggcggcgaacTCCGTTTCCGCGCCGCTGAAGCCCGCTTGAAACGCCCGGTTCTGATCAAATCTGGTGGCATCGAATCCATCAGAGTTTGGCTCTGAGCCGTTTCTGTGGAAGCCGTTTTGATCTAGCGGGCATTCTTTGGACCAGTGGCCTTCTTGCCCGCAACGATAACAACCCGATCGGTCTCCCATTCCCGGCGCAGTACGGAGGCGGCTAGTCGAAAGCTTCACGCTCATCAGTTTCCCTTGGAAAAGAAACACTCAATAAGgacttgtttgcaatcattcgagggcgggaaagaaaaaaaaaaaatgtacatcttTGCTTAGCCACCCCCAGAACTAACCTCAAATAaattccaaaacaaaaacaaacaaaaaaacacgagATCTGAACATCACAACACATCAACACGTTATTAAAGCTGAAATCCGTAAATTTCGCGACGTTAAGCCGACGACCGTCTCGCGTCGGGAAATGTTTTCGGACGCCACAAATTACATTGGAACGATACGCAACCGCCGCCGTCACGGAAAAAGCCGATTGCGCTTGTTGCTATGACGATATAACACCGacggagaagaaaaaaagggcATCTGTTAGCCTCATATTTACGCTAAAATACGGTATTGCAGTCAAAATAGCCGTAttcaagtgaaaaaaaaaatacatgaaaatcGGCTTCACGGGTCCGGAAACCATTTTTAAAAGCTATTTGGCCGTCCAAATTGCCTAATCGCAGCAATACGACAAACCGACGCTTGGCCGCGGAAAAAAACTAGCCGCGGAACCCCGCGCGCGTCCGCTAGTTGACAGGAAACCCGTTCCGAAACCCGAAATACGTTCGCTAACGCTAGCTCGGGGACCGCGCGTACCGTAGCGAAATGTAACAAGGCTCGTCACGCACACATTTCAGTCTCAGGAGTTTAGTTAATAACCGACTACGGATACCAGCTTTATAACAATAGTTTTTCCGTAGGGCTGGACGATTTTGGTTCGATTCTTACAAGAAAAACCCAACGGAATTGATCGGAAacaatcgcccagccctacgttTCCGCTGACCTCCGTTCAACCTGTGACAATTGATGTTTCAAACGACAAAACAGTTGAAATACACTCCCCGATTAGCCCAGCCCGAGAGGTCACCTTTAAAAGCCGTGTTGTCTAACTGATGAATGGCCTCCATGGCATCCTCCATGCGTTCCATGTGAACAAAGGCATAGTTTTTAACTATGTCGCACTCCACCACAGAGCCGTACTCTTCGAATTTGGCTCGCAGCTCCTGGTTGGTGCAGGCGATGTTGCCCACGTGGAGCTTGGTGGAGCCCTTGGTCTTGCCTCGGCTCAGCTCCACGTTCATGGCCTGGCCGTTCAGCTGGTACTGATGGAGGTTGCGGATGGCCTCCTCCGCCTCGGCCTTGCTGTCCATGTGCACGAATCCGAAGCTCTTCAGAATGGAGCACTCGGCGATCTTGCCGTATTGGGAGAAGAGCGACCGCAGTTCGTCCGAGGTGGTCTCGGGCGACAGGTTCCCCACGAATATTTTCACCATTTTGACTTTTTAAACTTTCTTCCTGACGGGGCAGACAGATCAAAATTTACCAGATTAAAATCATCTTTTGGGTTAAGTGTGGGAACCTTTGCCAACCTCTTGAAAcgatacaaggcgacagttatcataattacataaaataaacgttaaatgcacggtttctttgcctttaaccaagaatccagactgtttgacttccatatctatgaagaattcagggatttaaccttttattcacaagaatttttgccagaaaagctctgtttacgtcaggcggccg
This sequence is a window from Corythoichthys intestinalis isolate RoL2023-P3 chromosome 13, ASM3026506v1, whole genome shotgun sequence. Protein-coding genes within it:
- the sf1 gene encoding splicing factor 1 isoform X2, whose translation is MVKIFVGNLSPETTSDELRSLFSQYGKIAECSILKSFGFVHMDSKAEAEEAIRNLHQYQLNGQAMNVELSRGKTKGSTKLHVGNIACTNQELRAKFEEYGSVVECDIVKNYAFVHMERMEDAMEAIHQLDNTAFKGKLMSVKLSTSRLRTAPGMGDRSGCYRCGQEGHWSKECPLDQNGFHRNGSEPNSDGFDATRFDQNRAFQAGFSGAETEFAAAAAAGYAPVPGVSRGAAHSSNTPAFRAGPGFENAARYAAHPGYGVSGTAAAYQSDGTYYGAVPGFPVRRSPYEERDPYGVVDYYGKYRANMYGAAGYYEEQRAATTPAPTAASTTPVRAAASSVEAYQCPQVPAAPVTVQPYHARDRSPIRRVPAEGEGYTYPGSQIPTVGRFQ